The Desulfovibrio fairfieldensis sequence GCCATGCAGGCGCAATACGGCCTGCCGCTCAAGGACAGCCTGCGCAATCTGCGGGATCAGACGCAGCGCCGCAATCCGACGCTGGCCAAGGTTTTTGACCAGGTGCTGGAGCATATGAGCAGCGGCCATTATCTGGACACGGCCCTGACGGGCTATGCCTCGCCGGAAGAGATCATGCTGATCGCCTCCGGCCAGAAGGCCGGCAAGCTGCCGGAAGGTCTGCGCATGGCAGCGGAACTGCTGGAGGACAAGCGCAAAATCGTCGGCGCTGTGGCCGGAGCCCTGACCTATCCGCTGTTCCTCTTCCTCATGGCGTCAACCATGCTGGTTATTGTGGCGCTGTATGTCATGCCGGAACTTGTCCAGCTCTCTGATCCCGGCAACTGGACCGGCTCCGCGCGCGGTTTGTATCTCATCAGCGCACTCATCGGCTCCTGGGGCGGCATTGTCCTGCTTGCCGCCCTGGTGGGTGGATGCGTGGTTCTTGTCCTCACGCTGCCCCTCTGGACCGGCCCGGCCCGGAAGATAGCCGACAGATTCCCGCCCTGGTCCATGTACCGTCTGACGGTCGGCGGCGTCTGGCTCTTCACCCTGTCCACGCTGATGCGCTCCGGCATGCAGCTCTCGCATATCCTCAACACCATGCTGGCCTCGGAAAACACCAGCCCGTATTTGCGCGAGCGTATCCGGGCCATCAGCAACCAGGTGGGCCGGGGCGAGAACATCGGGGAAGCCATGTATCTCTGCAACCTGGACTTTCCGGACCGGGAACTGATCGACGATTTCCGCATCTATGCCGGCCTGCCGCATTTCAAGGACCAACTTCAGGATTTCGCCCGCGACTGGCTTCGGGAAGGCATTGCCGCCATTCAGCGCAAGGCGCGGCTGCTCAATGTGGTCTTTCTGTTGTTGATTATCGGGCAAATGCTTCTGATTGCCATGTCGGTCATGGACCTGCAATCGCAACTGTCAACGCAAAGCATGGGGGGTTTGTAATGAATATGATGGAAGTGCTCGGCGGATTATTGATCAGTCTGATAGTTATAACCGTCGCGGCTGGGTATCTGAACTCCGGTTTCTCGAAAAGCAAGGTCGCGTCCCTGGAACAGGATCTTGTGACCATGCGCATGCAGGTTCAGCAACTCTTTTCCGCTTCCTCGGACTACAGCGGCCTGGACAACGAGACGGCCATCAAGGCGGGCGTCGTCCCCAAAAGCCTGATCAAGGGCAATAACCTGAAGACCCCCTGGGGCGGTGAAATCAATCTGTCTACCAACGATGCCAACGGCAGTTTCACGATTGAGCTGTCCGGCATTCCCCAGGATGAATGCACCCAACTGACCAGGTTCCAGACTGATGCCTGGCTCTCGGTAGGTGTGAACGGCAATACCCTGGACAGCGACAACACCATTGCGGACATCGTGAACTCCTGCACGACGACCAACACGATTGCTTACGAGGCCCGGTAGCCATGTCCCTGGCGGATCTGCAATTCAGCGATTTGCTGCTTTTCCCTGATGGTTCCGCGCGTCTGAAGGGCTGCCCCGGCGTCGGGCCGCAGCTCGTGCCCGTGCCGGAGGCCTGCGCGCCGGAAGTGGCGGGTCTGCCGGATCTGCTCGGCAAATATGAGCAGATGGCCATGCGCTACCGGCATGGGGACATCACCTATCGTGTGGCCAGGATCGACGACGTGGACGGCAAACGGATCTGGTTTCTGCGCCGTCTCGCGGAAACCGTGCCGCCATTCGAATCCCTGGGGCTGTTGCCGGTGCTTTGCTCCTGGCTCATGGGCGCGGAACAGCGTCAGGGACTGGTGCTGTTCTCCGGCGCGCAGGCCTCCGGCAAGACGACCACGGCCAGCGCCTTCGTGGCCAGACGCCTGGAAGTCTACGGCGGGCATTCCGTCACTTTCGAAAATCCGGCTGAGCTGCCCCTGGCCGGAAGCTGGGGCGAGTACGGCTACTGCTTCCAGACGGAAATCGCCGGTGAGGCGGAACTGGCCCAGGAAATCGAACGCGCCCACCGCTATGCCTCGCCGGACATCATCTTCATCGGCGAGATCCGGACGCGCCATGCGGCGCTGGAGGCGCTGCGCGTCTCCCTGGGCTCCAGCCGCCAGCTTGTGGTGGCCACCATCCACGGCCAGGACGTGATCACGGCCCTGGAGCGCCTTGTCACCTGGGCGCGGGAGCTGGACGGGAATGCCGGCCAGAATCTGGCGGACGCCCTGCTGGCGGTTGTCCATCTTTCCCTGGAAAGCGGCGCGGACGGTCAACGCTGTCTGACCTCCCCGCAATTTCTCCTGCTGCCCTTCAAGGAGTCGTCGCGCGGCATCCGGGTCAAGCTGCGGGACGGTAAGCTCAACACGCTGACGGACGACATGCGCGAGCTCAAGGCGCGGATCGCGAACAAGGGGGAACAGGCCATATGAAGATTATGGCGGTGCTTGCGCTTCTGCTTGGCGTTATGGCCATTCTTTCGCCGTCCGTGAGCTACAGGGATGACTATGCGCCTGCGGCCCGGAGCGTGGCCCTGAATTACGCCGTTTATCGTAACGCGGCCTTTCTCTACGCCCTGAAGCACAAGCCCAACGGAACTATTTCTCAGGCCGTTCTGGAGCTTCCGCCGGAATGGCATGCCCTGCGGGCCTGGTCCGCACGGGTGGAAGGCGGGCGCTGCTATGTGTACGGCCCGGCTTCAGCGGAAGAGATCGCGGCCACCTGGGAACTTTTTCAGGGCAGTTTTGCCGTGGGCCGGGCCGAAAACGGGCGTCTGACGCCGGACGGACTCACGCCCCTGCCGGCCTTTATCCCGGCCGACAGTCTGGCCAGCGTTGTGGAGGTGGACTGATGAAAGTCATGGAAGCCATCGGCGTACTGCTGATTCTGGCCATGCTCCTGCCCAAGCTGGCGGACATGATGTTCGCGGGCCTTATGGACACGCAAAAACGTCAGGCGGCGGATCATCTGGCGTTGGTCAGCCGGGCCTCGGCCAACTATGTACGCAAGCACCAGACAACGCTGAATTCGCAGGCTTCGGCCACGTCCGGGCCAACGGTTTCCGTGGCGGATCTGGTCAGCGACGGCCTGCTGCCGGACGGCTTCAATGACCGAAATATCTGGGGCCAATCATACGGCATTTACATCCGCAAGGACGCCGTCAGCGGCCATTTGCGCGCCGTGGTGCTGACCACGGGCGGACGGGGCAATGAGACGGACAGATTTCTCAATGTGGTGGTGCCCGGAGCCGCCGCGCTGGTGGGCGGATCCGGCGGCTTCGTGCCTACCGGCGACGTTCCCGGTCAGGCCGCCGGCACCTTGCAGGGTGCCGGCGGGGGCTGGTCCCTGTCCCTGGCCGGTATGGGCGTTCCTTCCCCCGGTGCCGGGCATCTCGGAGCACTGACCAGCTTTGATTCCAGCGCTCTTGGCCAGGATTTTCTCTATCGCGTGGCCGTGCCCGGCCATGAAGAGCTGAACGCCATGCAGACGGAGCTGGACATGACGGACCATGCCATCCGCAATGTCTCGGAACTCCAGTTCCAGGAACGGGAGATTACTGACGAGGCCTGCGCCGCGCCGGAAGATCAGGGGCGTGTCTTCCTGGATCGCGTCCAAGGCCTCTATCTCTGTCGGAACAACTCCCTGGAAATCATCGGGGACACCGGCAACTCCGCGCCGCTGAAAAACGTCACTGTGGCCAAAAACGGGGACCGGATCACAAAGCCGGTCTGCGCCCCCAACACGGGCACGGCTCCGGCCGTTTTTACCTCGCCCTCCATCGCTGAAGCCGGGCCTGAAGCGCCGCCTCTTACATCCTTCCAGACCTGGGCCACGTCCCTTTCGGACACGGAATGGCAGGTCCATATGCGCGTCCAGACCGGGAACAAGAGGCTGGATGGTTCCGATGACCAAGGCTGGGTCTATCCGGCTGACGACTATGGCCGGATCATGGTGCTGGCTATGTGTATTAAGCAGACGGAAACGCCGTAGGAGATTTCATATGTCTTTTATTTTTCTTGGTACAATTCCATATTTGATTCTTCTTCACATTGTCTTAACGAAGTGTGCAATATTTAAAAAGTCAGACATAATAAAAATGATATACATTGAATGCGGAATTCTTGACAGAATATTTTTCATGCTTGTTATGTTGAATTTGTATTTT is a genomic window containing:
- a CDS encoding ATPase, T2SS/T4P/T4SS family yields the protein MSLADLQFSDLLLFPDGSARLKGCPGVGPQLVPVPEACAPEVAGLPDLLGKYEQMAMRYRHGDITYRVARIDDVDGKRIWFLRRLAETVPPFESLGLLPVLCSWLMGAEQRQGLVLFSGAQASGKTTTASAFVARRLEVYGGHSVTFENPAELPLAGSWGEYGYCFQTEIAGEAELAQEIERAHRYASPDIIFIGEIRTRHAALEALRVSLGSSRQLVVATIHGQDVITALERLVTWARELDGNAGQNLADALLAVVHLSLESGADGQRCLTSPQFLLLPFKESSRGIRVKLRDGKLNTLTDDMRELKARIANKGEQAI
- a CDS encoding type 4 pilus major pilin, which codes for MNMMEVLGGLLISLIVITVAAGYLNSGFSKSKVASLEQDLVTMRMQVQQLFSASSDYSGLDNETAIKAGVVPKSLIKGNNLKTPWGGEINLSTNDANGSFTIELSGIPQDECTQLTRFQTDAWLSVGVNGNTLDSDNTIADIVNSCTTTNTIAYEAR
- the pilM gene encoding type IV pilus biogenesis protein PilM, translating into MKIMAVLALLLGVMAILSPSVSYRDDYAPAARSVALNYAVYRNAAFLYALKHKPNGTISQAVLELPPEWHALRAWSARVEGGRCYVYGPASAEEIAATWELFQGSFAVGRAENGRLTPDGLTPLPAFIPADSLASVVEVD
- the pilV gene encoding shufflon system plasmid conjugative transfer pilus tip adhesin PilV; this translates as MKVMEAIGVLLILAMLLPKLADMMFAGLMDTQKRQAADHLALVSRASANYVRKHQTTLNSQASATSGPTVSVADLVSDGLLPDGFNDRNIWGQSYGIYIRKDAVSGHLRAVVLTTGGRGNETDRFLNVVVPGAAALVGGSGGFVPTGDVPGQAAGTLQGAGGGWSLSLAGMGVPSPGAGHLGALTSFDSSALGQDFLYRVAVPGHEELNAMQTELDMTDHAIRNVSELQFQEREITDEACAAPEDQGRVFLDRVQGLYLCRNNSLEIIGDTGNSAPLKNVTVAKNGDRITKPVCAPNTGTAPAVFTSPSIAEAGPEAPPLTSFQTWATSLSDTEWQVHMRVQTGNKRLDGSDDQGWVYPADDYGRIMVLAMCIKQTETP
- a CDS encoding type II secretion system F family protein, which gives rise to MNIQDILARLSFDAATRIRTWKKLAMQAQYGLPLKDSLRNLRDQTQRRNPTLAKVFDQVLEHMSSGHYLDTALTGYASPEEIMLIASGQKAGKLPEGLRMAAELLEDKRKIVGAVAGALTYPLFLFLMASTMLVIVALYVMPELVQLSDPGNWTGSARGLYLISALIGSWGGIVLLAALVGGCVVLVLTLPLWTGPARKIADRFPPWSMYRLTVGGVWLFTLSTLMRSGMQLSHILNTMLASENTSPYLRERIRAISNQVGRGENIGEAMYLCNLDFPDRELIDDFRIYAGLPHFKDQLQDFARDWLREGIAAIQRKARLLNVVFLLLIIGQMLLIAMSVMDLQSQLSTQSMGGL